CCATTTACTGAGTTCGCCCATTACCCAGTTAGCGGTTAATTTTGCGTCTTTCGCAATGGCATTGGCGTTTTCAAAATAATCAGCCATAGCACGAGAAGACGACAGCACATGGGCGTCATATTCGCTTAGCTTATGTTCACTTTGGAAACGCGCCGCTTTTTGGCTTGGCAACTCAGGTAAGTTCGCTTTTATTTCGTCCACATAATTTTGCGTCAATACTATGGGTAATAAATCTGGGCATGGAAAATAGCGGTAATCGTTGGCGTCTTCTTTAGATCTCATGCTGCGAGTTTCGTTTTTCTCTGGATCGTACAGGCGAGTTTCCTGAATAATTCGACCACCATCTTCTAAAATGTCTGCTTGACGCTCGACCTCAGTGTGAATGGCTTTTTCGATAAAACGGAACGAGTTGACGTTTTTGATCTCGGTGCGTGTGCCGTACTCAGTCTGCCCTTTAGGTCGCAATGATATATTGACATCGCAACGCATTGAGCCTTCTGCCATGTTACCATCACAAATACCAAGATAAGTCACAATGGAGTGAATCATTTTGACATAGGCGACGGCTTCCTTAGCGGATCGAATGTCAGGTTCAGAGACAATTTCAAGCAAAGGTGTGCTGGAGCGATTTAGGTCGATACCTGTCATGCCTTGAAAGTCTTCGTGAAGAGATTTTCCGGCGTCTTCTTCAAGGTGAGCTCGCGTAATACCGATACGAGAGGTCGTTCCGTCTTCCAGTATGACATCAAGGTGGCCAATGCCAACGATAGGGTGATCCATCTGGCTGGTTTGATAGCCTTTTGGGAGATCTGGATAGAAATAGTTTTTACGCGCAAAAACCGATGTCATGCCTATTTCAGCATTAACGGCATGGCCGAACATAACGGCCATACGCAAAGCTTCCTTGTTTAGAACGGGCAATGCACCAGGCATGCCTAAATCAACCAGTGTCGTTTGAGTGTTCGGTTCAGCGCCAAAACCAACGGCGGCGCCAGAGAATAATTTTGATTTTGTGGTGAGCTGAGTATGAATCTCAAGGCCAATAACAACTTCCCAATTCATGCTTATGCTCCTTTTGCCATGGTCGGTGTTTGAAGGTGCCAGCCAGTATTTTGCTGGTACTGATGTGCTATGTTAAGTAGCTTGGCTTCGGCGAAATAGTTGCCCATTACTTGAAGGCCGACCGGCATGCCATTCACAAACCCTGCTGGTATAGACATAGCTGGAATGCCGGCAAGGTTCACGGACAGTGTGTAAATGTCTTCTAGGTACATGGCGATAGGGTCGTTGGTTTTGCTGCCAAGTCCAAATGCGGTTGTTGGTGCAACAGGACCCATGATGACATCGACGTCGCTTAGTGCTTTTACGAAATCTTCTTTGATCAAGCGGCGTATTTTTTGCGCTTTTAAGTAGTAGGCGTCGTAGTAACCTTCTGATAAGGCGTAGGTGCCGACCATTATACGCTTTTGGACTTCAGTGCCGAAGCCTTCCGCACGCGAGCGGGTGTACATATCGAGTAGGTCTTTTGGATCGTCACAGCGGTGGCCAAATCGAACGCCATCAAAACGAGATAGGTTTGATGAGGCTTCAGAGGGCGCGATTACATAGTAAGATGGTATGCTGAGTTGTAAGTTTGGTAATGAAATTTCTTTTATTGTTGCGCCCAGCTTTTCGAATTCTTTCACTGCGACCATAATGGTGTCAGCGACGTTAGAGTCGAGACCTTCTCCGAAATATTCTTTTGGCAAACCTATTTTTAAGCCTGCTAATGGTGCGTTTATGTTGACTAAATAGTCGTCTGTAGGTGTTTCAGAAGACGTTGAATCTTTTTCGTCAAAACCGCTCATGGCCTGCATTAAATGTGCACAGTCTTCGGCGCTTTTTGCCATTGGGCCGGCTTGGTCAAGGCTTGATGCGTAAGCGATCATTCCGAAACGAGAAACACGACCATAAGTGGGCTTAAGTCCTGTGATACCGCAGAAAGAGGCGGGTTGGCGAATGGATCCACCCGTGTCTGTGCCAGTAGTGGCCAATACAAGACCTGCGGCAACGGCTGCGGCAGAGCCACCAGAAGAGCCGCCTGGAACCATGTCTAAGTTCCAGGGGTTTTTAACGGCACCGTAAAAGCTATTTTCGTTAGAGGAACCCATGGCAAATTCGTCCATGTTGGTTTTACCCAGCATAACGGCGCCAGCTTGCTGAATACGGCTGGTAACGGTTGACTCATAAGGCGGAATAAAATTATGCAGCATTTTAGAACCACATGTAGTGAGTGTGCCTTCTGTGCAAAATAGATCTTTGTGTGCGACAGGGATGCCTGTCAAGCTGGTGCCTTTTCCGCTTTGTAGAAGAGCATCCGCGGCGGCGGCTTGTTCTAGTGCTCGCTGCTCGCTTACGGTAATGAAGCTGTTTAGTTGTGGGTCAAGTTTGGCTATGCGCGCTAGAAAATGGCGAGTGAGCTCAACGCTTGAAATATCTTTGTTACGCAATTTTTGCGCTAATGTTGAGATGCTTTGTTCGAACATGCTTGGCTCTCTTAATCAATCACTTTTGGTACTAGGAAAAGACCAGCTTCGGTCTGTGGCGCGTTCGCTAGGAATGCGTCACGGCGGTTTTCTTCTGTGACTTTGTCTTCTCTTAGTCTTTGAGTCATTTCAAGCGGATTCGAAAGTGGTTCAATGCCATCGGTATTAACAGATTGCATTTGTTCAACAAGCGATAACACGCTGGATAGCGAATGTTGATATTGATCGGCGTCTTCCTCTGTGAGAGCGAGGCGTGCCAAGTGTGCAATCTTTTGCACGTCTTGTTTGTCTATGGACATGTTCCACCTAATTTTTGATTGTCGTAAATGGCTTTTATTGTATCCCGTAGCCGTATTGCTATAAAGCCAACTGAGTGAAAAACTGGCTTATTTTTAGTTTATTGGTTTTTTTTAGGTGAACAATGAAAATCATGGGGGTTTTTTTCAGATTTACGCGGAATCAACTTGCCCATTGGGCGAGCGATTGTTACATTTTGACGCTGTTCGTATCGTATTATCAGGGTGTAGGAATTCATGTTTAAGAAAATCAGGGGAATGTTTTCAAGCGATTTGTCTATTGACCTAGGGACGGCAAATACCCTTATTTACGTTCGTGGTCGCGGAATCGTGCTTGATGAGCCATCTGTAGTAGCCATTCGTCATAATGGGAATCAGAAAACAGTCGCGTCAGTTGGTACTGATGCAAAGCGTATGTTAGGCCGAACGCCAGGTAATATTACGGCGATTCGACCAATGAAAGACGGCGTTATTGCTGATTTTCATGTTACAGAAAAGATGCTTCAGTACTTTATTGCAAAAGTGCACGAGAATAGTTTTTTGAAACCAAGCCCACGCGTTTTGGTTTGTGTTCCCTGTAAGTCTACCCAAGTCGAACGTCGTGCTATTAAAGAGTCTGCGTTGGGTGCAGGTGCACGTGAAGTTTATATTATTGAAGAGCCAATGGCGGCCGCGATTGGTGCTGGTCTTCCTGTCGCTGAGGCGTCAGGTTCAATGGTGATTGATATTGGTGGCGGTACAACCGAGATCGCTATCATTTCGTTAAATGGTATAGTTACATCGGAGTCAATCCGTGTTGGTGGTGACCGTTTTGATGAAGCCATTACGACCTATGTCCGTCGTCAATACGGCAGTTTGATTGGTGATGCTACCGCGGAACGTATTAAGACGGAAATCGGTATGGCTTACCATACAGGTGAAGAATTACAGATCGATGTTCGTGGTCGTAATTTAGCGGAAGGTATTCCACGCTCTTTCGTTCTGAGCAGTACGGAAATCCTAGAAGCGCTGCAAGAACCGCTTGCTCAAATCGTTCAAGCGATTAAAGGTGTTCTTGAGCAGTCACCTCCAGAATTGGCTGCAGATATCGGCGAGACTGGCTTGGTGTTAACTGGCGGTGGTGCTTTGTTACGTGAGATTGATCGTCTGATCAGTGAAGAAACGGGCTTGCCTGTCATTATTGCTGATGACCCTTTGACCTGTGTTGCTCGAGGTGGTGGTATGGCGTTAGAGTTGATGGATAAACACGCATCCGAACTATTTACTGAAGATAATGAGTAAAGGTTAGGAGCGCACCATTAATAATTCGCTTCATTTTAGTGGCAAAGTTTCTAGCACACGTTTTGTTGTGTTGGTTATTTTGTCTATAGTGATGATTGTTGCTGATGTTCGTTATTCTACTTTTTCGCAGGTGAGACCTTATTTGACTCTGCTTGTGACACCTATACAAGTTGTAGTGAATACTCCTCAGAAAGTGCTTAATTGGTCTGGTGAACACCTTGCCAGCAGAGAGGGCTTAGTAAGTGAAAATCAGTCCTTGCAGTCTGAAATATTGCTTTTACGCAGTCGACAGCAGAGGCTGGATTCCCTTCAGGCAGAAAACGTTCGTTTACGTGAGTTGCTAGATGCTTCACAGAGAGTTGACGAAAAAATTGTCATGGCAGAAGTGATAGGCTTTGATCAAAATGCCTATAGTCATAAGCTTATGATAGATAAAGGTTTTTCTTCTGGAGCATACGTTGGTCAGCCTGTTTTGGATGCGACGGGCGTATTGGGTCAGGTGGTTGAAACTGCAGCGTATAGTAGCCGTGTATTACTTATCGCTGATGCTAGTCATTTTGTTCCTGTACAGCTCTCTCGAACAGGCTTTAGAGGGATCTTACGAGGAACGGGTAGCTTGAAAGTCATGGAGTTGATGAGTGTTCCTCGTTCTGTTGATATTAAAAAAGGCGACATATTAACAACGTCGGGCTTAGATAAACGCTTTCCAAGTGGATACCCTGTCGGGGTTGTGCGGAGCGTCAAGTATACTCAGGGTAAGGCTTATGCCGATGTCGATGTCGTTCCTTTGGCTCAGCTGGGGCGTAGTCGACACGTTATGCTTATTGATAAGCCCAAGGCTGAGCGATAATGAAACCGATTTTTGTATTTTGTATTACGTTATTAACGGCCTTGATGCTTGAAGCGGTGCCTTTTCCCGAAGAGCTTGTATGGTTTCGTCCTGAGTGGGCTTTATTGGTCATTTTATATTGGGTGATTGCTTTACCTTTTCGTGTTGGCGTTGGTTTGGCTTGGTTCTTGGGGTTGATGGTTGATTTATTGCAAGGTGGGATAATTGGTCAGCATTCTCTCACATATGTGATTATCGCCTATACTTGCGCTGTGTTTTATAAGCGATTGAGGATGTACCATCGTTGGCAACAAGGCTTTTTTGTATGCTGTTTGGTTAGTATTAATCAATTAGTTGATTTTTGGGTCGATCATTATCTTGGGCATGCAGAGCCAACATTAATGATCTTTATGCCGGCTGTGATGACGGGGTTGTTATGGCCTTGGTCTTTTATTATTTTGCGCAGTGTGCGCCGTATTTACGCTATCCGCTAGGTCGTTTTTTTAGGGAAAGTTTATGCTTGTTTTGGCTTCAGCTTCGCCAAGAAGAAAAGAACTACTGAGTCTCTTGGTTAAAGAATTTGAGGTTTTGCCGGCCGATATTGATGAAACACCGTTGTACCAAGAAAATGCGGAGGATTATGTTGTTCGCATGGCAATGGAGAAGGCAAGTGCTGCAGCGCTGAAATATAGACAGCAAGCCGACTTTGATTTGTCAGCTATTTTTATTGCTTCAGATACAAGTGTTGTCATTGATGGACGCATTTTAGGTAAACCCGCTTCACTTGAAGACTCTCTTTCTATGTTAAGGCTTCTTTCTGGCCGCTCCCATAAAGTGATTACCTCTCTATGTTTTTCTAACTTACAGCTTGAACATATAGCAACAAAACTTGTTGTCAGTGATGTGCTGTTTCGTGAGATCTCTAATGTTGAAATAGAGCAATATTGGAAGACGGGTGAACCTCAAGATAAAGCGGGTTCTTATGCTATTCAAGGGTTGGGCGCTATTTTTGTTCGCTCTATCTCTGGTTCTTACTCCGCTGTTGTTGGTCTACCGTTATATGAAACGGCGCAACTATTGTCTCAA
The Marinomonas maritima DNA segment above includes these coding regions:
- the gatA gene encoding Asp-tRNA(Asn)/Glu-tRNA(Gln) amidotransferase subunit GatA, with amino-acid sequence MFEQSISTLAQKLRNKDISSVELTRHFLARIAKLDPQLNSFITVSEQRALEQAAAADALLQSGKGTSLTGIPVAHKDLFCTEGTLTTCGSKMLHNFIPPYESTVTSRIQQAGAVMLGKTNMDEFAMGSSNENSFYGAVKNPWNLDMVPGGSSGGSAAAVAAGLVLATTGTDTGGSIRQPASFCGITGLKPTYGRVSRFGMIAYASSLDQAGPMAKSAEDCAHLMQAMSGFDEKDSTSSETPTDDYLVNINAPLAGLKIGLPKEYFGEGLDSNVADTIMVAVKEFEKLGATIKEISLPNLQLSIPSYYVIAPSEASSNLSRFDGVRFGHRCDDPKDLLDMYTRSRAEGFGTEVQKRIMVGTYALSEGYYDAYYLKAQKIRRLIKEDFVKALSDVDVIMGPVAPTTAFGLGSKTNDPIAMYLEDIYTLSVNLAGIPAMSIPAGFVNGMPVGLQVMGNYFAEAKLLNIAHQYQQNTGWHLQTPTMAKGA
- a CDS encoding rod shape-determining protein, which gives rise to MFKKIRGMFSSDLSIDLGTANTLIYVRGRGIVLDEPSVVAIRHNGNQKTVASVGTDAKRMLGRTPGNITAIRPMKDGVIADFHVTEKMLQYFIAKVHENSFLKPSPRVLVCVPCKSTQVERRAIKESALGAGAREVYIIEEPMAAAIGAGLPVAEASGSMVIDIGGGTTEIAIISLNGIVTSESIRVGGDRFDEAITTYVRRQYGSLIGDATAERIKTEIGMAYHTGEELQIDVRGRNLAEGIPRSFVLSSTEILEALQEPLAQIVQAIKGVLEQSPPELAADIGETGLVLTGGGALLREIDRLISEETGLPVIIADDPLTCVARGGGMALELMDKHASELFTEDNE
- the mreD gene encoding rod shape-determining protein MreD produces the protein MKPIFVFCITLLTALMLEAVPFPEELVWFRPEWALLVILYWVIALPFRVGVGLAWFLGLMVDLLQGGIIGQHSLTYVIIAYTCAVFYKRLRMYHRWQQGFFVCCLVSINQLVDFWVDHYLGHAEPTLMIFMPAVMTGLLWPWSFIILRSVRRIYAIR
- the mreC gene encoding rod shape-determining protein MreC; the encoded protein is MLVILSIVMIVADVRYSTFSQVRPYLTLLVTPIQVVVNTPQKVLNWSGEHLASREGLVSENQSLQSEILLLRSRQQRLDSLQAENVRLRELLDASQRVDEKIVMAEVIGFDQNAYSHKLMIDKGFSSGAYVGQPVLDATGVLGQVVETAAYSSRVLLIADASHFVPVQLSRTGFRGILRGTGSLKVMELMSVPRSVDIKKGDILTTSGLDKRFPSGYPVGVVRSVKYTQGKAYADVDVVPLAQLGRSRHVMLIDKPKAER
- the gatB gene encoding Asp-tRNA(Asn)/Glu-tRNA(Gln) amidotransferase subunit GatB, yielding MNWEVVIGLEIHTQLTTKSKLFSGAAVGFGAEPNTQTTLVDLGMPGALPVLNKEALRMAVMFGHAVNAEIGMTSVFARKNYFYPDLPKGYQTSQMDHPIVGIGHLDVILEDGTTSRIGITRAHLEEDAGKSLHEDFQGMTGIDLNRSSTPLLEIVSEPDIRSAKEAVAYVKMIHSIVTYLGICDGNMAEGSMRCDVNISLRPKGQTEYGTRTEIKNVNSFRFIEKAIHTEVERQADILEDGGRIIQETRLYDPEKNETRSMRSKEDANDYRYFPCPDLLPIVLTQNYVDEIKANLPELPSQKAARFQSEHKLSEYDAHVLSSSRAMADYFENANAIAKDAKLTANWVMGELSKWLNQEQLDIINSPVSAHAFGELLVRIKDNTINGKTAKDVFQAMWEGEGSADAIIEVKGLKQVTDTGAIETIIQTILDANTAQVEQYRAADEDKQKKMIGFFVGQVMKASQGKANPGLVNPILAKMLKG
- a CDS encoding Maf family protein; the protein is MLVLASASPRRKELLSLLVKEFEVLPADIDETPLYQENAEDYVVRMAMEKASAAALKYRQQADFDLSAIFIASDTSVVIDGRILGKPASLEDSLSMLRLLSGRSHKVITSLCFSNLQLEHIATKLVVSDVLFREISNVEIEQYWKTGEPQDKAGSYAIQGLGAIFVRSISGSYSAVVGLPLYETAQLLSQFGIHSLEEMSHE
- the gatC gene encoding Asp-tRNA(Asn)/Glu-tRNA(Gln) amidotransferase subunit GatC is translated as MSIDKQDVQKIAHLARLALTEEDADQYQHSLSSVLSLVEQMQSVNTDGIEPLSNPLEMTQRLREDKVTEENRRDAFLANAPQTEAGLFLVPKVID